From one Juglans regia cultivar Chandler unplaced genomic scaffold, Walnut 2.0 Scaffold_132, whole genome shotgun sequence genomic stretch:
- the LOC109012081 gene encoding uncharacterized protein LOC109012081: protein MDVESWIDRIEQIFEVLYCTDDQKVKYATYHLTDMANKWWKSTRALVQLELGEAVPITWEHFKKIFLDHFFPQTLQESRARQFMDLTQGSMTVAQYATTFMELSRFAIYLIPDEEKKAEKFERGLDRRIRERVRTLRIRSFIELVTRATIAEEDLQENIEYNNQRKRQQQQQPQAVSHKDKRPHIMNRQGQPPAGQTYPTCATCGKRHLGRCMFGQNVCFKCGKPNHLARDCPVKKPGEPGRNGGQKTHATARVYALTPIDAEASNDVVTER from the exons ATGGATGTGGAAAGCTGGATCGATCGTATAGAGCAGATTTTTGAAGTGCTCTACTGCACTGATGATCAGAAGGTGAAATACGCCACGTACCACTTGACTGATATGGCAAACAAGTGGTGGAAGTCAACCCGGGCTTTGGTTCAGCTGGAACTAGGGGAAGCAGTCCCCATTACTTGGGagcatttcaagaaaatctttttggaCCACTTCTTTCCACAAACTCTTCAGGAGTCGAGAGCTCGCCAGTTTATGGATCTTACTCAAGGATCTATGACGGTAGCGCAGTATGCTACAACGTTCATGGAGCTTTCTCGTTTTGCTATTTACTTAATTCcggatgaggaaaagaaggctgAAAAATTTGAGCGTGGACTGGATCGTAGGATTCGAGAACGTGTCCGTACTCTCAGGATTCGGAGTTTCATAGAGCTAGTCACCCGAGctaccattgctgaagaagacCTCCAAGAGAACATCGAGTACAACAACCAAAGGAAGCGCCAGCAACAGCAACAACCCCAAGCAGTGTCGCATAAAGACAAGAGGCCTCACATCATGAATCGTCAAGGTCAACCACCAGCAGGGCAAACTTACCCCACGTGTGCAACATGTGGGAAACGACATTTGGGAAGGTGCATGTTTGGCCAGAACGTGTGTTTCAAGTGCGGGAAGCCAAACCATCTAGCTCGGGACTGCCCAGTTAAGAAACCTGGGGAACCGGGTAGGAATGGAGGACAGAAGACGCATGCTACAGCGAGAGTTTATGCCCTTACCCCTATTGATGCTGAAGCATCAAATGATGTAGTCACAG AACgataa